The DNA window AAGCTGCACACCATGTCGCAGCTGCTGCTGCAGTACGAGACCATCGACGCGCCGCAGATCGACGCCATCATGGAAGGCCGCGATCCGCCGCCGCCGGCGGGCTGGGGCAAGGCAAACAAGAACGACGGTGGCAGCAACAACGACAAGGGCGGCGACGCCCGTCCGGTGCCGCCGATCGCCGGTCCTGCCGAACAGCACTGAGCAGGATTGCGTGACATCGGAAGGCCGGGGCAACCCGGCCTTCCTCATCTGGAAACTCCCATGTCCACCCCACCGCCCCCGATCTCGCACACCACCGAAATGGTGATCGCCACCGTCGTCGGTGCCGCCATCGGCCTGACCACGGAAAACTACCTGCTCGGCATCGGTATCGGTGTGGCTCTTGGCATCGGCCTGAGCGTGGCCAAGACCCTGTACGTGGATTACAAGCGCCGCAAAGGCTGATGCTCCCTTGCGCGCAGGTGCCGCAATCGGCACGATGCGCGGGCACGGTCGCATGACGCGGCCGTGTTCAACATTCCAGGGGGAATACCATGCGTCATCCGATCCGCGCGGCCGCTGCCGTGCTGTTGTGCTGTGCCTCGCCCGCGTTCGCTGGCACCGTCCAGGTGCAGGACCCGGTCCCGTTCTCTGAAAGCGCCTTCATTGCAGACAACATCAAAGACGAGTGCCGCATGGGCGCGCAGCTGGCAACCGCGTTGGGCAACAACGCCGAAACGTTCGGCAACACCATTGCCTTCGCCGCCGAGCCGACGACCGACGGTCGGGTCTTGAAGCTGGAAATCGTCGAAGCGCAGAGCGCCCGCACCGGCTTCAACCACTACAAGTCGGCCACCGTGCGCGGCGTATTGATGGATGACGGCCAGAAGGTGGCCACGGTGACGGCGCGGCGGATTTCCCGCGGCGGTGCCGGTGGCATGTTCAAGGGTTCGTGCGACGTGCTTGAGCGCGTGGTTTACGCCATCGGCAGCGACCTGGCCGAATGGCTGGCCAACCCGACCGACGACGCCAAGCTCGGCGATTTCTGACGGTTCCCCGGAGGCGCCGGCGTAAACTATGCGCTGGCGTACTTCGTGGATGGCCCATGTTCGATACTTCTCCCCAGCTGGACTGCGGCGGCCGCGTGCTGCGACTGGATCGCCCGCGTGTGATGGGCATCGTCAATGTCACCCCGGATTCGTTCTCCGACGGTGGCGCACACGACACCACCGACGCGGCAGTGGCCCATGGCCTGCAGCTGGTGGCGGAAGGGGCCGACCTGCTCGATATCGGCGGGGAATCCACCCGCCCCGGTGCCGCGCCGGTGTCGGTGGAAGAGGAGCTGCGCCGGGTCGTGCCGGTGATCCAGGCGTTGGCCGAACGCACACAGGTGCCGCTCAGCGTGGACACCTTCAAACCCGAGGTGATGCGTGCGGCCGTGGCCGCCGGTGCCGGCATGATCAACGACATCCACGCCCTGCGTCAGGACGGTGCGCTGGCGGCCGCCGCCGAACTTGGCGTGCCGGTGGTGCTGATGCACATGCAGGGCGAGCCGGGCAGCATGCAGGACACCCCGCAGTACGACGACGTGGTCGCCGAGGTGCATCGTTTCCTGGCCGAGCGCATGTTCTCGGCGGAAATGGCCGGCATCGCCAAGAAGAACCTGGTCATCGACCTGGGCTTCGGCTTCGGCAAGACCACCGAACACAACATGACCCTGCTGGCCCGCTCCGAGCGCTTCGTGGAGCTGGGCGTGCCGATGCTGGCCGGACTGTCGCGCAAGCGCAGCATCGGCGAGCTCACCGGGCGCGAACAGCCACGTGACCGCGTGGCCGGTTCGGTCGCCGCACACCTGATCGCCGCCCAGCGCGGCGCGACGATCCTGCGCGTGCACGACGTGGCTGCCACGGTCGATGCGCTCAAAATCTGGGCCGCCGTCGATGCCGTGCCGGCTCCGCGTGTGGCCGCCGCCCCGGCGATGCCGCGCTGGCCGGACGAGGATTGATGGCCGTCGACCAGCGACCGTTGGCGATTGCCGTGATGGGCCCGACGGCGTCGGGCAAGACCGCCACGGCCATCGCGCTGGCCCAGCAGTTGGGCGGCGAGATCGTCAGCGTGGACTCGGCGCTGGTCTATCGTGGCCTGGATATCGGCTCCGCCAAGCCCGATGCCGACGAGCGCGCGCAGGCCCCGCACCATCTGCTCGACCTGCGTGACCCGTGGCAGACCTATTCCGCTGCCGAGTTCGCCGCGGACGCGGCGCGGGTGGTGGCCGACATCGTCGCGCGGGGTCGCATGCCGATTCTGGCCGGTGGTACCGGGCTGTACTTCCGCGCCCTGCTGCAGGGCCTGTCGCCGATGCCGGCGGCGGACCCGGAGCTGCGTGCAGCCATCAGCGCAGAGGGTGAGGTGCGCGGTTGGGGCGCGCTGCATGCCGAACTGGCGCAGGTCGACCCCGCCGCCGCCGCACGCATTCACGCCACCGACCCGCAGCGCATCCAGCGGGCGCTGGAGGTGTTCCGGCTGACCGGCACCCCGATTTCCGAATGGCAGAAGCGCCCGGGCGTGGACCGGCTGCCGGTGCGCTGCCTCAAGCTGATCCTGGCCCCGCGCCAGCGCAGCACCCTGCATCAGCGCATCGAGACCCGCTTCGACGCGATGCTCGCCAACGGCTTCCTCGATGAGGTGCGTGCGCTGCGCGCGTTGCCGCAGATGGCGGCCGTGGCCGCGCCGTTGGACCTGCCGGCGGTGCGCGCGGTGGGCTACCGCCAGGCCTGGGAATACCTGGACGGGCAGGGCACGGCCGCCGGGTTCCGTGACAAGGGCATCTATGCCACCCGCCAGCTGGCCAAGCGCCAGCTCACCTGGCTGCGCGGCGAACTTGATGCGCGCTGGTTCGACCCCCATCTGGATGCCGTAGCCCTGGCCGATGCGGTCAGTGCATTTACTGCGACCTGAACCATGTCTTCACGCCCTCGGGGCGGTGTACCATCAATGATTCCGGTGGGCGACGGGGCCGTGACCGCTGCCGGGCTACCCAATAAGAACAATAATGAGGAGTGTGCAATGTCCAAGGGGCAATCGCTGCAGGATCCGTTTCTGAATGCACTGCGGCGCGAGCGCGTGCCGGTGTCGGTGTATCTGGTCAATGGCATCAAACTGCAGGGCACGATTGAATCGTTCGACCAGTTCGTGGTTCTGCTGCGCAATACGGTGAGCCAGATGGTGTACAAGCACGCCATTTCCACCGTGGTGCCGGCGCGCAACGTAC is part of the Stenotrophomonas oahuensis genome and encodes:
- the miaA gene encoding tRNA (adenosine(37)-N6)-dimethylallyltransferase MiaA, producing MAVDQRPLAIAVMGPTASGKTATAIALAQQLGGEIVSVDSALVYRGLDIGSAKPDADERAQAPHHLLDLRDPWQTYSAAEFAADAARVVADIVARGRMPILAGGTGLYFRALLQGLSPMPAADPELRAAISAEGEVRGWGALHAELAQVDPAAAARIHATDPQRIQRALEVFRLTGTPISEWQKRPGVDRLPVRCLKLILAPRQRSTLHQRIETRFDAMLANGFLDEVRALRALPQMAAVAAPLDLPAVRAVGYRQAWEYLDGQGTAAGFRDKGIYATRQLAKRQLTWLRGELDARWFDPHLDAVALADAVSAFTAT
- the hfq gene encoding RNA chaperone Hfq; its protein translation is MSKGQSLQDPFLNALRRERVPVSVYLVNGIKLQGTIESFDQFVVLLRNTVSQMVYKHAISTVVPARNVRVGPGGGYVQSNDGGTDGAQGDDDVE
- the folP gene encoding dihydropteroate synthase, whose protein sequence is MFDTSPQLDCGGRVLRLDRPRVMGIVNVTPDSFSDGGAHDTTDAAVAHGLQLVAEGADLLDIGGESTRPGAAPVSVEEELRRVVPVIQALAERTQVPLSVDTFKPEVMRAAVAAGAGMINDIHALRQDGALAAAAELGVPVVLMHMQGEPGSMQDTPQYDDVVAEVHRFLAERMFSAEMAGIAKKNLVIDLGFGFGKTTEHNMTLLARSERFVELGVPMLAGLSRKRSIGELTGREQPRDRVAGSVAAHLIAAQRGATILRVHDVAATVDALKIWAAVDAVPAPRVAAAPAMPRWPDED